Below is a window of Defluviimonas sp. SAOS-178_SWC DNA.
GTCCTCGTCTCGCTGGCCTTCACGCCGATCCTTCTCTCGGTCGCGCAGGCACCGGCATTCGAGACGACGAAGCCGCTGAGCTTTGTCGCGCTTTACCGTGCCTCGCCCCTCGGCTGCGTCGGGATGTTCCTGCTTGGCGGTGTCTTCTCCGCGCAGTTCGGCATGTCGTCGGTCTGGGGCACACAGGCGGGGCTCAGTGTCCGCAACATCTCGATCTTCGTCGCGGCGATCTATGTCGGCGGATTGGTCTTTCAGTATCCGATCGGCTGGGCGTCGGACCGGATCGGGCGGCGGATGCTGGTGCTCGGCTTGTCCGCGCTGGGCGGTGTGGTGATGCTCTGGGCCACGATCTTCGACCTCGGCTTTATCAGCCTTCTCGTCGTCGCGGTGTTGATGGGCGGCATTTCCAACCCGCTTTATTCGCTTCTCGTCGCGTATACCAACGACTTCCTCGACAATTCCGACATGGCCGCGGCCTCTGCGGGGCTGATCTTCATCAACGGTCTCGGGGCGATCACCGGCCCGCTGATCACCGGCTGGATCATGGAGAAGATCGGGCCGAACGGCTATTTCCTGTTCATGGGGATCCTGTTCCTGGCGCTCGCGCTTTATGCCGGCTGGCGGATGACGCGCCGGCGCGCGGCGCCGGCGGCCCATGTCGGCGCCTT
It encodes the following:
- a CDS encoding MFS transporter yields the protein MLTVLRNSWALLLGIMLLMLGNGMQGTLLGIRGGIEGFSTTQMSYVMSAYFLGFLFGSRMTPEMLRRVGHVRVFAALGSMISAVLVLYAAAPDWMAWAAMRVVIGFSFSGVYITAESWLNDASTNETRGQALSLYMIMQMIGIVAAQAMLNMGDPSGYILFVIPSVLVSLAFTPILLSVAQAPAFETTKPLSFVALYRASPLGCVGMFLLGGVFSAQFGMSSVWGTQAGLSVRNISIFVAAIYVGGLVFQYPIGWASDRIGRRMLVLGLSALGGVVMLWATIFDLGFISLLVVAVLMGGISNPLYSLLVAYTNDFLDNSDMAAASAGLIFINGLGAITGPLITGWIMEKIGPNGYFLFMGILFLALALYAGWRMTRRRAAPAAHVGAFAPLSPTASALAVEAVMEAAQDSGDEPAA